One Fusarium falciforme chromosome 1, complete sequence genomic window carries:
- a CDS encoding Glycoside hydrolase family 63, translating to MVVHDGHEYLTEEERRLKEDRDRTKYWKKWGPYVAERQWATVREDYSPDGDAWSHFPHDHARSRAFRWGEDGIAGVCDTHGYQNIGFSFWNEEDDFLKERLFGLSNPQGNHGESVKEAHFHVDNTPHSYMKFLYKYPQKKFPYKDLIDENARRGKEDKEYQIIDTGVFDEDRYWDIFIETAKETDDPDEILFRVTAWNRGPDPAPLHIIPQVWFRNTWSWGREPEDKKPSIKRVDENAAKSNHWNLGERYFLCSPSPGVGSSGDDVMPQFMFTENDTNFKALYGQENKQPYVKDAFHRYIVDGEKDAVNPAKTGTKCAAWFNFNEDGGVNPGECAVVRFRFTRRDDTYLDEEEFDDVIESRREEADEFYYRLSPLPMADDLRNIQRQAFSGMMWTKQHYHFIWDHWANGDPTMPPPPASRKDIRNSAWKHMHCDDILSMPDSWEYPFFAAWDSAFHCIPLAMIDPDFAKKQLDLFTREWYCHPNGQLPAYEWNFGDVNPPVHAWATFRTFKIERKLYGRQDLDFLERVFQKLLLNFTWWVNRKDADGKNVFEGGFLGLDNIGLFNRSEPLPTGGVLEQADSTGWMAFYCLSMLNIALELAKHRRIYEDIASKFFEHFIFISDAMTFRTGHKDEKSLWNEEDGFYYDAISWGGPWIQQLPVRSLVGLIPLYATITLEPELINRLPSFKKRVDWFIENRCDLAERNMASIRKRGKGNRILLSIVSKDRLEKILKRMLDEDEFFSDHGIRSLSKFHKENPFSMDVNGQKFCVGYVPGDSDSGLFGGNSNWRGPIWLCVNFLLVESLQRFFLFYGPDFQVECPTGSGDYMHLGKVSEEIQHRLQHLFARTDDGRRSINGGDDRLDFDEHWKDYLWFHEFFDGDTGRGLGATHQCGWTGLIARMIHDTGVNCRLPHTPRTPSIAMGHYFDDIFQRSVGVPHQGGMPRIRRSSTARSIGARSDFDDDARSMTNSIHHDDPERAKERSEADAHMHSYVSDQLERYKDERAQGYEHDDEYETKA from the exons ATGGTTGTTCATGACGGCCACGAGTACCTCACTGAGGAAGAGAGACGCCTCAAGGAGGATCGCGACCGCACCAAGTACTGGAAGAAATGGGGTCCTTACGTTGCTGAGAGACAGTGGGCGACAG TCCGAGAGGATTACAGCCCTGATGGAGATGCCTGGAGCC ACTTCCCTCACGACCATGCCCGATCGCGAGCTTTCCGATGGGGTGAAGATGGCATTGCTGGTGTCTGCGACACTCACGGCTACCAAAACATTGGATTTAGCTTCTGGAATGAGGAAGA CGACTTTCTCAAGGAACGTCTCTTTGGCCTCTCCAACCCACAGGGCAACCACGGAGAAAGTGTCAAGGAAGCCCATTTCCACGTCGATAACACTCCA CATTCGTACATGAAGTTTCTCTACAAGTACCCGCAGAAAAAGTTCCCCTACAAAGACCTGATCGACGAGAACGCCCGCAGAGGAAAGGAAGACAAGGAGTACCAGATTATCGACACTGGTGTGTTTGACGAGGATAGGTACTGGGACATCTTCATCGAAACCGCCAAAGAAACCGACGACCCCGATGAGATCCTGTTTCGAGTTACCGCGTGGAACCGAGGCCCCGACCCTGCGCCGCTTCACATCATTCCCCAAGTGTGGTTCCGTAACACTTGGAGCTGGGGTCGAGAgcccgaggacaagaagcctTCGATCAAACGCGTCGACGAGAACGCCGCCAAGTCCAACCACTGGAACCTGGGAGAGCGTTACTTCCTCTGCTCCCCATCGCCTGGCGTTGGCTCGAGCGGTGACGATGTGATGCCCCAGTTCATGTTCACCGAGAACGACACGAATTTCAAGGCTCTGTACGGCCAGGAGAATAAGCAGCCATACGTGAAGGATGCTTTCCACAGGTACATTGTCGATGGCGAGAAGGATGCCGTCAACCCTGCCAAGACCGGTACCAAATGCGCTGCTTGGTTCAACTTTAATGAGGACGGTGGTGTCAATCCCGGTGAATGTGCTG TCGTTCGTTTCCGCTTCACAAGAAGAGACGATACCTAcctggacgaggaagagTTCGACGACGTGATCGAGAGCCGCAGGGAAGAGGCGGACGAGTTCTACTACAGACTCAGCCCTCTCCCCATGGCAGACGACCTGCGAAACATCCAAAGACAGGCCTTCTCTGGCATGATGTGGACCAAGCAGCACTATCATTTCATCTGGGACCATTGGGCGAACGGTGATCCCACGATGCCGCCTCCCCCGGCTTCGCGGAAAGACATCAGAAACTCAGCGTGGAAACACATGCATTGCGACGACATTCTGTCAATGCCTGACTCATGGGAGTATCCTTTCTTTGCTGCGTGGGACAGCGCTTTCCACTGCATCCCGCTGGCCATGATTGACCCCGATTtcgccaagaagcagcttgaCTTGTTCACCCGAGAGTGGTACTGTCACCCCAACGGACAGCTTCCGGC TTACGAGTGGAACTTTGGCGATGTGAACCCCCCAGTGCACGCCTGGGCTACATTTAGAACTTTCAAGATCGAGCGGAAGCTGTATGGCCGCCAGGATCTTGACTTCCTGGAGCGTGTGTTCCAGAAGCTGCTTCTTAACTTCACCTGGTGGGTGAACCGTAAGGATGCTGACGGCAAGAATGTGTTTGAAGGAGGCTTCCTGGGCCTCGACAACATTGGCTTGTTCAACCGATCTGAGCCCTTGCCCACCGGAGGTGTCCTTGAGCAGGCTGACAGCACAGGATGGATGGCCTTCTACTGTCTGTCCATGCTCAACATTGCACTCGAGCTGGCCAAGCACCGACGCATCTACGAGGACATTGCATCCAAGTTCTTTGAGCACTTCATCTTCATTAGTGATGCGATGACCTTCCGAACAGGCCACAAGGATGAAAAATCTCTTTGgaacgaggaggatggctTCTACTATGATGCCATCTCTTGGGGCGGCCCCTGGATCCAGCAGCTGCCCGTTCGATCGCTCGTGGGCCTGATCCCGCTGTATGCGACCATCACTCTGGAGCCAGAGCTGATCAACAGGCTCCCGTCATTCAAGAAGCGGGTTGACTGGTTCATCGAAAACCGATGCGATCTGGCTGAACGAAACATGGCCAGTATTCGGAAGCGAGGAAAGGGGAACAGAATCTTGTTGTCCATTGTCAGCAAGGACAGGCTGGAGAAGATCCTCAAGCGAATgctcgatgaagatgaatTCTTCAGCGACCACGGCATCCGATCTCTTTCCAAGTTCCACAAGGAGAACCCCTTCTCGATGGATGTCAACGGACAAAAGTTCTGTGTCGGATACGTGCCAGGAGATTCTGACAGCGGTCTGTTTGGCGGCAACAGCAACTGGAGAGGCCCTATCTGGCTGTGCGTCAACTTCTTGCTAGTCGAGTCCCTGCAGCGCTTCTTCCTGTTTTATGGACCTGACTTCCAGGTTGAATGCCCGACGGGCAGTGGCGACTACATGCATCTGGGCAAGGTGTCTGAAGAGATTCAGCATCGCCTGCAGCATCTGTTCGCCCGTACAGATGATGGTAGGCGCAGCATCAACGGTGGCGATGACCGTCTCGACTTTGATGAGCACTGGAAGGATTACCTCTGGTTCCATGAGTTCTTTGACGGCGACACTGGACGAGGCTTGGGCGCTACCCACCAATGTGGCTGGACCGGTCTGATTGCTCGAATGATCCATGATACTGG TGTCAACTGCCGCCTTCCTCACACTCCTCGTACACCATCTATCGCCATGGGCCACTACTTTGATGACATTTTCCAACGAAGTGTCGGCGTTCCTCACCAGGGTGGCATGCCTCGCATCAGGCGCTCATCAACGGCTCGGTCCATCGGTGCTCGTAGTGattttgatgatgatgctcgCTCCATGACCAACTCTATTCACCACGATGACCCAGAGCGAGCCAAGGAACGGTCCGAGGCGGATGCTCACATGCATAGCTACGTTTCGGACCAGCTCGAGAGGTACAAGGATGAAAGAGCTCAGGGCTATGAGCACGACGACGAGTACGAGACGAAGGCATAG
- a CDS encoding DDE-Tnp-1-7 domain-containing protein — protein MATLSIPQEAQALNAYDDKSFIKENHSYQMHPNDPTRVAVFPAEKARGTDFEPFPVETRNFHINIPPPSPLQLFQLFLPISLVERWVQYTQSWLSWLKENDVVDSWNHPMTKNARLRAWQGTSVAEVYVWLGVLIYIGLHKERTIKSHWSTPKPGEQRPLHSIIKFMPYWKFQILHRHLRPFDYTKIDETAPLPKVFQACDEWSDHIQAASAEIFIPGSHLAVDECMIRFTGRSNETTVVKGKPIPRGFKIWVIAQHGFFIHWFWHITGAQYGAVGVELPPAKRRCTRRTQGSQETQGSSSDEPIALNSTQSVVVALANILPKATYHVFVDNLFSSSDLFRSLRMHGHGATGTARPNSGINEELVHDLRGDKRLSTSYDFNQVKVIPTPDNKVNQVAWKDSRLVLFFTTVFSGEERVERRRKKPTSKKPEARQIRRFFGDEVIKDISIPTIAAEYNDEMNHVDRGDQLRSYYAYDHPLRRGPWQALCWTFLLDVALVNSYVIQLRGPKPSWKRFTTQREWRECIYNELFNTYGQESQSRQRYRAGDERDLQNPDLQRVHINREVNHVNRKIMEICYKCGVKVVTVYAFSIENYNRPKYEVEGLMQLAKVKLEQLTNYGHILDRYGARVRVLGQREMIRADVLEVVDKAVARTKHNNKAVLNICFPYTSRAEMTTAVRSTVQEFLAPTPPRSTPFSPSRIRQKILSRQLDGREGLPTIPDVLPEDSEPLDGDDAKKDSDGDSSSPTLHPDSPPPRIRARNSAASLSGLPNPETITAETLDKHMYTANDPPLDIFVRTSGVERLSDFMLWQCHQDTQIFFIDTLWPDFDLHDFIWILLEWQWRQKQKDREEAPVRAVTVTA, from the exons ATGGCCACGCTCTCAATTCCACAAGAGGCACAAGCCCTCAATGCCTATGACGACAAGAGCTTTATCAAGGAAAATCATAGTTATCAAATGCACCCTAATGACCCGACCCGGGTGGCTGTTTTTCCGGCCGAAAAGGCCCGCGGCACCGACTTTGAACCCTTCCCCGTAGAGACACGCAACTTCCACATCAACATaccgccgccatcgccgctgCAGCTATTCCAGCTTTTCCTTCCTATTTCCCTTGTTGAGAGATGGGTCCAATACACTCAAAGCTGGCTCTCGTGGCTCAAGGAAAATGACGTTGTCGATAGCTGGAATCACCCAATGACGAAGAATGCCAGGCTGCGAGCTTGGCAAGGGACCTCTGTTGCAGAAGTATATGTATGGCTTGGAGTgctaatttatataggtttacATAAGGAAAGGACCATTAAGAGCCATTGGAGTACTCCAAAGCCGGGGGAACAGCGCCCTTTACACTCAATCATCAAGTTCATGCCCTATTGGAAGTTTCAGATCCTTCACCGCCACCTTCGCCCTTTTGACTacaccaagatcgacgagaCCGCGCCTCTTCCGAAGGTATTCCAAGCCTGTGATGAGTGGTCTGATCATATACAAGCTGCGTCGGCGGAGATCTTTATCCCGGGCTCTCATCTCGCTGTAGATGAGTGTATGATCCGCTTCACGGGCAGGTCTAATGAGACAACAGTCGTCAAAGGCAAGCCCATTCCTCGAGGCTTTAAGATCTGGGTTATCGCACAGCACGGCTTCTTTATCCACTGGTTCTGGCACATCACGGGCGCCCAATACGGcgccgttggtgttgagcttcCTCCCGCAAAGCGCCGCTGCACCCGCCGCACGCAAGGATCACAGGAGACACAGGGGAGCTCCTCAGACGAGCCTATCGCCTTGAACTCGACTCAAAGCGTCGTCGTGGCCCTAGCAAATATACTGCCAAAAGCGACATATCACGTCTTCGTcgataacctcttctcgtcgtcagaTCTCTTCCGCAGCCTCCGTATGCATGGTCACGGAGCCACAGGCACGGCTCGACCTAACAGCGGCATCAACGAGGAGCTTGTTCATGATCTCAGAGGCGATAAAAGGCTCAGTACGAGCTATGACTTTAACCAGGTTAAAGTGATCCCTACGCCTGACAATAAG GTCAACCAAGTCGCTTGGAAGGATAGccgcctcgtcctcttcttcacgaCTGTCTTTTCCGGCGAGGAGCGAGTCGAACGTCGCAGGAAGAAGCCCACCtccaagaagcccgaggCCCGGCAGATACGCCGCTTCTTCGGCGATGAAGTCATCAAGGATATCTCTATCCCTACTATTGCCGCTGAGTATAACGATGAGATGAATCACGTGGATCGGGGCGACCAGTTGAGGTCATATTACGCCTATGATCATCCCTTGCGCCGCGGCCCTTGGCAGGCTCTTTGCTGGACCTTCCTGCTTGACGTTGCACTCGTCAATAGCTATGTTATTCAGTTGCGGGGCCCGAAGCCAAGTTGGAAGCGATTCACGACTCAGAGAGAGTGGCGAGAGTGCATTTACAATGAGTTATTCAACACCTACGGCCAGGAAAGTCAGTCGCGGCAACGTTACAGAGCCGGCGACGAGCGTGACCTTCAAAACCCTGATTTACAGCGTGTTCACATCAATCGAGAGGTCAATCATGTCAATCGCAAG ATTATGGAGATTTGCTACAAGTGCGGCGTGAAAGTCGTCACGGTTTACGCCTTCAGTATCGAGAACTATAACCGCCCGAAATACGAGGTCGAGGGCCTTATGCAGCTGGCCAAGGTTAAACTGGAACAGTTGACCAACTATGGTCACATTCTCGATCGTTACGGTGCTCGTGTCCGCGTCCTAGGCCAGCGCGAAATGATTCGAGCCGATGTTTTGGAGGTTGTTGACAAGGCTGTCGCGAGAACCAAGCACAACAACAA GGCCGTATTGAACATTTGCTTCCCCTACACATCGAGAGCTGAGATGACTACCGCAGTCAGATCAACAGTGCAAGAGTTCCTTGCTCCCACTCCTCCCCGAAGCACCccattctctccttctcgtaTCAGGCAAAAGATCCTGTCGCGCCAGCTGGATGGCCGCGAGGGTCTGCCCACGATCCCCGATGTTCTGCCCGAGGACTCGGAGCCCttggatggcgatgatgccaaGAAAGACAGTGATGGGGATTCGTCATCGCCCACACTGCACCCCGACTCACCCCCACCTCGCATCAGGGCGAGAAACAGCGCAGCCAGCCTCTCTGGCCTGCCAAATCCCGAGACGATCACAGCCGAGACGCTCGACAAGCACATGTACACAGCAAACGATCCCCCTCTAGATATCTTTGTTCGAACTAGCGGAGTGGAACGCCTCAGCGACTTTATGCTCTGGCAGTGCCACCAGGACACTCAGATCTTTTTCATTGATACTCTGTGGCCCGACTTTGATCTCCACGACTTCATCTGGATCTTGTTGGAGTGGCAGTGGcggcagaagcagaaggacCGCGAAGAGGCGCCGGTCCGGGCGGTAACTGTTACGGCGTGA
- a CDS encoding ATP synthase subunit 5, mitochondrial: MFSRQVLRTVRAAAPQRAAALRVAVPVRSFAAAATSEVKPPVSVFGVDGTYATALYTAAVKTSSLDPTAAALSNLGALLEKDTKLAAILSAPTLTEADKKAIIEELAKKAGSGNETVKNFLETLAENNRLGLLPGVCDKFATIISAARGEVEVTVTSAQPLDKRTLNRLESAVSKSAYISQGQKLKVTNSVNPDIVGGLVVEIGDRTIDLSVSARIAKMNKLLTDSL, encoded by the exons ATGTTCTCGCGACAAGTCCTCCGCACCGTCCGGGCCGCTGCTCCCCAGCGCGCCGCTGCTCTCCGCGTCGCCGTCCCCGTCCGATCCTTCGCCGCCGCGGCTACCAGCGAGGTCAAGCCCCCCGTGTCCGTCTTCGGCGTCGATGGCACCTATGCCACTGCTCTG TACACTGCCGCCGTCAAGACCTCGAGCCTCGATCCCACCGCCGCTGCTCTCTCCAACCTCGGCGCCCTCCTCGAGAAGGATACCAAGCTGGCCGCCATCCTCTCGGCCCCTACCCTGACCGAGGCCGACAAGAAGGCCATCATTGAGGAgctcgccaagaaggccggATCTGGCAACGAGACCGTCAAGAACTTCCTCGAGACCCTCGCCGAGAACAACCGACTGGGCCTCCTGCCCGGCGTTTGCGACAAGTTCGCCACCATTATCTCTGCCGCCCGCGGCGAGGTCGAGGTCACCGTCACCAGCGCCCAG CCTCTCGACAAGCGAACCCTCAACCGATTGGAGTCTGCCGTCTCCAAGTCGGCCTACATCAGCCAGGgccagaagctcaaggtcacCAACTCT GTCAACCCCGACATTGTTGGCGGACTCGTCGTCGAGATCGGAGACCGAACCATCGACCTCAGCGTCTCGGcccgcatcgccaagatgaaCAAGCTCCTGACCGACTCCCTGTAA
- a CDS encoding Chromatin modification-related protein yields the protein MKSAKASPAESLSQRRSQPARQARTNPSRSTATMGRSGAGRDSIGGDQPIDIFPAITHFADCVTALPKELVRHFTLLKEVDAKLFAPEEQLFRLVAAATNAPLPEPRTNNEASSGIAPTSAPMSAQNSSSGMAINNALQPIPSVDESHKDLVFDPSNLPRRHLFRQTAVKIQEMLVSLEEKNHVISTANEALQAQLARIEDVWPHLENEFSEEAKWGSNTHWAYPENRLARSHVDRTRRDGAAAISAAAQALAEEAAARSDARKQAVQAKKNSRNHNNHANHNAHHDSEADDHDGKHKAESTKKTAKSRKTAESANVGLGISTAAANNGNPPQKRRKVEKTTNGAATTERAMSTVFGTAAPKPKTASPRATPAPEPPKKRKALPSGSGQSKKSKNGVAGMSPSVNSSPVITELPEPKIAPVRASPAPVVTPNPAPTRARQNSIQSANVESTKARPTSSASNKPNGKPAGTPDPGTQPTNWPRNGADTNAVKEPSVPIKTESSKKDTERTEVVASAPPPTTTSSKKETKTDENERKSESVPPAPQSVTVTTKSGRASKPSTPALATFQEAAQSRSRSSRNNDAAGAKKSQKKVAPTIHAAVAQLADEDTNSSMQGDEDDADIDADEPTYCYCNGVSYGEMVACDADECPREWFHLECVGLKVAPGSKAKWYCEDCKERLKMGGKKTNSR from the exons ATGAAGTCGGCCAAGGCGTCTCCGGCGGAGAGCCTGTCGCAACGCCGGTCGCAGCCAGCCCGCCAGGCTCGGACGAACCCTTCTCGAAGCACCGCGACTATGGGCCGCTCTGGAGCTGGTAGAGACTCGATCGGCGGCGACCAGCCCATCGACATCTTCCCAGCGATCACCCACTTCGCCGACTGCGTCACCGCCCTCCCCAAGGAGCTGGTTCGCCATTTCACTCTTCTTAAGGAAGTCGATGCCAAACTTTTTGCGCCCGAAGAACAGCTCTTTCGACttgtcgccgccgccacTAATGCTCCCCTCCCCGAGCCACGCACGAACAATGAGGCCTCGAGCGGAATTGCCCCAACCTCCGCGCCCATGAGCGCCCAGAATAGCTCGAGCGGCATGGCAATCAACAACGCCCTCCAACCTATACCGTCGGTCGACGAATCCCACAAGGACCTGGTCTTTGACCCCTCCAACCTTCCTCGCCGCCACCTCTTCCGCCAGACCGCCGTCAAGATCCAAGAGATGCTGGTGTCGCTCGAAGAAAAGAATCACGTTATATCAACTGCCAACGAGGCACTGCAAGCCCAGCTTGCTCGTATCGAAGACGTCTGGCCACACCTAGAGAACGAATTCAGCGAGGAAGCCAAATGGGGAAGCAATACCCACTGGGCGTATCCTGAGAATCGCCTCGCGAGATCACACGTTGACCGTACACGGCGCGATGGCGCCGCAGCCATCTCTGCTGCAGCACAGGCTTTGGCCGAAGAGGCAGCCGCTAGAAGCGATGCTCGAAAGCAAGCCGtgcaggccaagaagaactcAAGAAACCACAACAATCACGCTAATCATAATGCCCACCACGACTCCGAAGCGGACGATCACGACGGTAAACATAAGGCCGAGAGTACCAAGAAGACGGCCAAGTCTCGCAAGACGGCAGAGAGCGCCAATGTTGGCCTGGGCATCTCTACGGCAGCAGCCAACAACGGCAACCCGCCTCAGAAACGACGCAAGGTGGAAAAGACAACCAACGGGGCCGCGACAACGGAACGCGCCATGAGCACCGTCTTCGGGACCGCTGCACCAAAGCCGAAGACCGCGAGTCCGAGGGCAACGCCTGCTCCTGAACCGcccaagaagagaaaggcgCTTCCATCAGGGAGCGGCCAGTCTAAGAAGAG TAAGAATGGAGTCGCCGGCATGTCACCATCAGTCAATTCGTCGCCAGTCATCACAGAGCTTCCCGAGCCGAAGATTGCTCCTGTTCGAGCTTCGCCAGCGCCCGTGGTTACGCCAAACCCAGCCCCAACGCGCGCACGACAAAACTCAATACAATCCGCAAATGTTGAAAGTACCAAGGCACGACCGACGTCATCAGCGTCTAACAAGCCTAATGGGAAACCTGCTGGCACGCCAGATCCTGGGACACAGCCAACGAATTGGCCTCGAAACGGTGCTGATACAAACGCTGTCAAGGAGCCCAGTGTGCCTATCAAGACGGAAAGCTCCAAGAAAGACACCGAGCGGACAGAGGTTGTTGCTTCTGCTCCGCCACCGACGACGACCAGCAGCAAGAAGGAGACCAAGACGGACGAGAACGAACGTAAGAGCGAATCGGTACCACCAGCGCCGCAGAGCGTGACAGTCACAACCAAGAGTGGAAGGGCCAGTAAGCCGTCAACACCGGCATTGGCGACATTCCAGGAAGCGGCTCAATCGCGGTCGCGGTCGTCGAGAAACAATGACGCAGCTGGTGCCAAGAAGAGCCAGAAGAAGGTCGCTCCCACGATCCATGCAGCGGTTGCTCAGTTGGCAGACGAAGACACAAACAGCAGCATGCagggcgacgaggatgacgcaGACATTGACGCAGACGAGCCAACGTATTGCTATTGCAATGGCGTCAGTTACGGTGAGATGGTAGCGTGCGATGCGGATGAATGCCCGCGTGAGTGGTTCCACCTCGAGTGTGTTGGACTCAAGGTCGCACCAGGATCAAAAG CAAAATGGTATTGCGAAGACTGCAAGGAGCGCCTCAAAATGGGAGGCAAGAAGACGAACAGCCGGTAG